A genomic segment from Amia ocellicauda isolate fAmiCal2 chromosome 13, fAmiCal2.hap1, whole genome shotgun sequence encodes:
- the klf3 gene encoding Krueppel-like factor 3 isoform X1 yields MLMYDFPVKPEPMEPPLFSNFPTLVKQADSYSMIFPPHGGLQGSLYQPLNGHADEPVDLSLSKRNSPPSSRSSPSSPYCLTTLSNSTPSHRMSVSPSGSPHKRTSPGVSSSALQMPFSTVLTPLLPNSGLTSQGMIPVLSSVMVQPLSVLYSPHLSQSIMVSSMMNDEIQSLANKQASSLKAMELCHDSTIKSEPRTEYIQETYNEEVSSSVRSAHPSMMSKETHNPSVIMHSGKHPLPVESPDTLKKRRIHRCDYDGCNKVYTKSSHLKAHRRTHTGEKPYKCMWDGCTWKFARSDELTRHFRKHTGIKPFQCPDCERSFSRSDHLALHKKRHLLV; encoded by the exons ATGCTCATGTATGACTTTCCTGTCAAACCAGAACCTATGGAGCCG CCCTTATTCTCCAACTTCCCGACCTTGGTCAAGCAGGCTGATAGCTACAGCATGATCTTCCCCCCGCACGGTGGCCTGCAGGGCAGCCTGTATCAACCCCTCAATGGACACGCTGACGAACCGGTGGATCTTTCCCTCAGCAAGCGGAATTCCCCTCCCTCGTCCAGGAGCTCCCCTTCGTCTCCGTACTGTCTGACCACCCTCTCCAACTCCACGCCCTCGCACAGGATGAGCGTGTCTCCCTCCGGCTCCCCCCACAAAAGAACTTCTCCCGGGGTGTCGTCGTCCGCCCTGCAAATGCCCTTCTCCACCGTGCTCACCCCGCTCCTGCCCAACTCAGGCCTGACGAGCCAGGGCATGATCCCCGTGCTCTCCTCCGTCATGGTCCAGCCTCTGTCTGTCCTGTATTCACCACACCTGTCCCAGTCCATAATGGTGTCGTCCATGATGAACGACGAAATCCAGAGTCTCGCCAACAAACAAG CTTCTTCACTGAAAGCTATGGAATTGTGCCACGATAGTACCATCAAATCTGAACCGAGGACAGAATACATACAGGAGACCTACAATGAAGAAGTCTCGTCATCGGTCAGAAGTGCCCACCCATCCATGATGTCCAAAGA GACTCACAATCCCTCAGTGATCATGCACTCGGGAAAGCACCCTCTGCCCGTGGAGTCCCCGGACACGCTGAAGAAGCGCCGCATACACCGATGTGACTACGATGGCTGCAACAAAGTGTACACCAAGAGCTCCCACCTGAAAGCGCACAGGCGGACACACACCG GGGAGAAGCCATACAAGTGCATGTGGGATGGCTGCACGTGGAAGTTCGCCCGCTCCGACGAGCTCACGAGACACTTCCGGAAGCACACCGGCATCAAGCCCTTCCAGTGCCCGGACTGCGAGCGCAGCTTCTCGCGCTCTGACCACCTGGCTCTCCACAAGAAGAGGCACTTACTCGTCTGA
- the klf3 gene encoding Krueppel-like factor 3 isoform X2 yields MIFPPHGGLQGSLYQPLNGHADEPVDLSLSKRNSPPSSRSSPSSPYCLTTLSNSTPSHRMSVSPSGSPHKRTSPGVSSSALQMPFSTVLTPLLPNSGLTSQGMIPVLSSVMVQPLSVLYSPHLSQSIMVSSMMNDEIQSLANKQASSLKAMELCHDSTIKSEPRTEYIQETYNEEVSSSVRSAHPSMMSKETHNPSVIMHSGKHPLPVESPDTLKKRRIHRCDYDGCNKVYTKSSHLKAHRRTHTGEKPYKCMWDGCTWKFARSDELTRHFRKHTGIKPFQCPDCERSFSRSDHLALHKKRHLLV; encoded by the exons ATGATCTTCCCCCCGCACGGTGGCCTGCAGGGCAGCCTGTATCAACCCCTCAATGGACACGCTGACGAACCGGTGGATCTTTCCCTCAGCAAGCGGAATTCCCCTCCCTCGTCCAGGAGCTCCCCTTCGTCTCCGTACTGTCTGACCACCCTCTCCAACTCCACGCCCTCGCACAGGATGAGCGTGTCTCCCTCCGGCTCCCCCCACAAAAGAACTTCTCCCGGGGTGTCGTCGTCCGCCCTGCAAATGCCCTTCTCCACCGTGCTCACCCCGCTCCTGCCCAACTCAGGCCTGACGAGCCAGGGCATGATCCCCGTGCTCTCCTCCGTCATGGTCCAGCCTCTGTCTGTCCTGTATTCACCACACCTGTCCCAGTCCATAATGGTGTCGTCCATGATGAACGACGAAATCCAGAGTCTCGCCAACAAACAAG CTTCTTCACTGAAAGCTATGGAATTGTGCCACGATAGTACCATCAAATCTGAACCGAGGACAGAATACATACAGGAGACCTACAATGAAGAAGTCTCGTCATCGGTCAGAAGTGCCCACCCATCCATGATGTCCAAAGA GACTCACAATCCCTCAGTGATCATGCACTCGGGAAAGCACCCTCTGCCCGTGGAGTCCCCGGACACGCTGAAGAAGCGCCGCATACACCGATGTGACTACGATGGCTGCAACAAAGTGTACACCAAGAGCTCCCACCTGAAAGCGCACAGGCGGACACACACCG GGGAGAAGCCATACAAGTGCATGTGGGATGGCTGCACGTGGAAGTTCGCCCGCTCCGACGAGCTCACGAGACACTTCCGGAAGCACACCGGCATCAAGCCCTTCCAGTGCCCGGACTGCGAGCGCAGCTTCTCGCGCTCTGACCACCTGGCTCTCCACAAGAAGAGGCACTTACTCGTCTGA
- the tlr1 gene encoding toll-like receptor 1, with protein sequence MECRLDFERGNIVRRNSVIFIFWSLIIGSVQELLLGKEWQYVLNYSSQGLTSIPRDLPSSAEGLDLSLNQISKINGDDFSSLPHLMFLNLSYNIIENISPESFKSNPELECLDVSHNKISNLSCDFLDFTPNLRYMDISFNTYTGMTLGDAFRSVIQLEYIALSGEILLNKDFESLADIQLRTVFLQLQNLTHYENTSLNCLNTQTVMITVTNRQTDVEVISDALSIAEEVTLLSVKNTSDYLYQAFEIQKGQKKKKASQFTFINSEMSWGAATDTLNVILNSTFIKHLYAYGFVMLGSIWEKKPIPKTSVESLTIRKASVTNFFFFQGNLYDFFINIMVKNLTIAETPIIHMTCPQSLSTLQMLDFSYNSFSESVFSKNETDCNNLTNLNTLILRGNQIQQIQKLSSRTKYMTSLKYLDLSSNSLKYESGTCHWPDSILTLNLSSNSLDHLVFNCLPKYVQILDLQNNQITTLSGDVFSLEALIELNLGSNRLLEIPHCEGFGKLGTMLLQDNSLYTVSLGFIHSCRNLTVMDVSNNPFMCTCNLKDFVSMKDQYQIEFLHWPLAYRCSYPETLNGLLLKDFHLSELSCNLILLLAAILCPIIIVTIAATILCIRLDIPWYLRMMWQWTQAKRRTVAIRHQDVPDGLLFHAFVSYSQHDSVWVKESLLPNLEEDQSFRICQHERNFIPGKSIVENIISCIEKSYRSIFVLSTNFIQSEWCHYELYFAHHQLLSENSDKIILILLEPVPQYLIPSKFYKLKNMMTKKTYMEWPQDKNKHKLFWANLRAALQIDLPTEVMAEPNSDAEGLLNEDTQHMLNHL encoded by the coding sequence ATGGAGTGCCGGCTTGACTTTGAACGGGGTAACATTGTCAGGAGGAACTcggtcatttttattttttggagtcTGATCATTGGCAGTGTTCAAGAATTGCTTTTGGGAAAAGAATGGCAATATGTCCTCAACTATTCATCTCAGGGCCTGACTTCCATTCCCAGAGACCTACCATCATCTGCAGAAGGGCTGGATTTGTCCCTCAATCAAATAAGTAAGATCAACGGTGATGATTTTTCAAGTTTACCACACTTAATGTTCCTTAATTTATCCTATAATATAATAGAAAACATCTCTCCCGAATCATTTAAATCAAACCCGGAATTGGAATGCCTTGATGTCTCGCATAATAAGATTTCTAATTTATCCTGTGATTTCTTAGATTTTACTCCCAACCTCAGATACATGGACATTTCTTTCAATACATATACTGGGATGACTCTTGGTGATGCTTTTCGCTCCGTGATACAACTGGAATACATAGCTTTGAGTGGTGAGATACTTCTGAACAAGGACTTTGAGAGTCTTGCTGACATTCAATTGAGAACTGTGTTTCTCCAGCTCCAAAATCTCACTCACTATGAAAACACGAGTTTAAATTGCTTAAATACACAAACAGTCATGATTACCGTGACAAACAGGCAGACTGACGTGGAAGTGATTTCCGACGCACTGTCCATTGCAGAAGAAGTAACCCTGTTAAGTGTCAAGAATACTTCTGACTATTTATATCAGGCGTTTGAAATTCAGaaaggccaaaaaaaaaagaaagcatccCAATTCACTTTTATTAATTCTGAAATGTCTTGGGGTGCTGCTACAGAtacattgaatgtcattttgaaCTCGACCTTCATTAAACATCTATATGCGTATGGTTTCGTTATGTTGGGGAGCATCTGGGAGAAAAAACCCATCCCAAAAACTTCAGTGGAGTCACTGACCATTAGAAAAGCATCAGTGACTAATTTCTTCTTTTTCCAAGGTAATCTGTATGACTTCTTTATCAATATAATGGTGAAGAACCTCACCATTGCAGAGACGCCCATCATACATATGACGTGTCCACAGAGTCTGAGCACTTTACAAATGTTGGACTTCTCTTACAACTCATTTTCTGAAAGTGTCTTCTCCAAAAATGAAACTGACTGTAACAACTTGACAAACCTAAATACCCTTATTTTACGGGGTAACCAGATCCAACAAATTCAGAAACTGAGCAGCAGAACTAAGTACATGACTTCCTTGAAATATCTAGACCTCAGCTCCAACTCACTTAAATACGAGTCTGGGACCTGCCACTGGCCAGATAGTATACTTACCTTGAATTTATCCTCAAACAGTCTTGACCATTTAGTCTTCAATTGCTTGCCCAAATATGTACAAATTCTAGATTtgcaaaataatcaaataaccACACTTTCCGGAGATGTGTTCAGCCTGGAAGCACTGATAGAACTTAACCTTGGCTCAAATCGACTCCTTGAAATCCCTCACTGTGAAGGCTTCGGGAAGCTTGGGACTATGTTACTGCAAGACAATTCCCTTTACACGGTCTCACTTGGTTTCATCCACAGCTGCCGGAACCTCACAGTTATGGATGTGAGCAATAATCCATTCATGTGCACTTGTAACTTGAAGGATTTCGTTTCCATGAAAGACCAATACCAAATTGAATTCCTCCACTGGCCCCTTGCTTATCGATGCAGCTACCCCGAAACCTTAAATGGACTGTTGCTGAAGGACTTTCACCTTTCTGAACTGTCGTGCAATCTAATCCTTTTACTTGCTGCCATCCTGTGCCCCATCATCATAGTAACCATTGCTGCTACGATACTGTGTATACGTTTGGATATACCCTGGTATCTGAGGATGATGTGGCAGTGGACACAGGCCAAAAGGCGGACTGTAGCAATACGGCATCAGGATGTTCCCGATGGACTGCTATTTCATGCTTTCGTGTCCTACAGTCAGCATGACTCTGTGTGGGTCAAGGAGAGCCTCCTGCCCAACCTGGAAGAAGACCAGTCTTTCCGCATATGTCAGCATGAGAGGAACTTCATCCCGGGGAAAAGCATAGTTGAAAACATCATCAGCTGCATCGAAAAGAGCTACAGATCCATCTTTGTGTTGTCAACCAACTTCATCCAGAGCGAGTGGTGCCATTATGAGCTCTACTTTGCGCATCACCAGCTACTCTCCGAGAACTCAGATAAGATAATCCTGATTCTGCTGGAGCCCGTCCCCCAGTATCTTATTCCCTCCAAGTTCTACAAGCTGAAAAACATGATGACAAAAAAGACCTACATGGAGTGGCCACAAGACAAAAACAAGCACAAACTTTTCTGGGCCAACTTGAGGGCAGCGTTACAAATCGACCTGCCCACAGAAGTAATGGCCGAACCCAACAGCGATGCAGAAGGTCTTCTCAATGAAGATACCCAGCACATGCTGAATCACTTGTAG
- the tmem33 gene encoding transmembrane protein 33 gives MADTENRSTPPQGGPMLFMLSNKLETAMWLSRLFTVYCSILFILPVLGIQEAANFYQRALLANALTSALRLHQRLPHFQLSRAFLTQALQEDSCHYLLYSLILVNSYPVTMSIFPVFLFSLLHATTYTKKVLDAMGPTSLAFVRNFLDKLTANQQNILKFIACNEIFLMPATVFMLFSNQGSLLQPFLYYRFLTLRYSSRRNPYCRTLFTELRILLEHLVMKPVCPAFVRRMCLSSIAFVSRLAPTGA, from the exons ATGGCCGATACGGAAAACAGGAGTACTCCCCCTCAGGGTGGGCCCATG CTGTTCATGTTGAGCAACAAATTGGAAACTGCTATGTGGCTCTCCCGGCTCTTCACCGTATACTGCTCCATTTTGTTTATCTTGCCAGTTTTGGG GATACAGGAGGCTGCTAATTTCTATCAGCGTGCCTTGTTGGCCAATGCTCTGACCAGTGCTCTCCGGCTACACCAAAGGCTACCTCACTTCCAGCTGAGCAGAGCATTCCTCACCCAGGCCTTGCAAGAAGACAGCTGCCATTATCTGTTGTATTCCCTAATATTAGTGAACTCCTATCCAGTTACAA TGAGTATATTCCCAGTCTTCCTGTTTTCATTGCTTCATGCAACAACCTACACAAAGAAAGTTCTTGAT GCAATGGGTCCCACAAGTTTGGCCTTTGTGAGGAACTTTCTGGACAAGCTGACGGCAAACCAACAGAATATCCTCAAATTTATTGCCTGCAATGAAATTTTCTTGATGCCAGCTACAGTGTTCATGCTTTTCAG TAACCAAGGCAGCTTGCTCCAGCCGTTCCTTTACTACAGGTTTCTCACCCTCCGTTACTCCTCTCGGAGAAACCCCTACTGTCG GACTCTGTTCACAGAGCTTAGGATCCTACTTGAACATCTCGTAATGAAGCCGGTCTGCCCTGCGTTTGTCCGAAGAATGTGTCTCAGCAGCATTGCCTTTGTTAGCCGCCTGGCGCCAACCGGAGCATAA